In Trichoderma asperellum chromosome 1, complete sequence, a single window of DNA contains:
- a CDS encoding uncharacterized protein (EggNog:ENOG41), translating into MADSSFNNTNLLACPFSIPDPKASATKVVSRWSDTHVESPPAIIITPNSEEDVVSALKFAKLNKLTVIPAGGRHNPAIPINSKSLYLDLINLKSIQLDKQYSQVQIGGGALTGDVIRYLAQEGYFTTMANSNAVGVVGCLLGGGNSSQNGLIGWMADNIMSFRVVTAAGDIVQVSSSSKGEELALFNALCGAGHGLCVVISATIRIYPLSSLNLSPASKDDPSPSIWSRTLIFPPTAIDSAIDAFLAASPPPEPMNVIFGFSRGPPGTPFAGKPIVLLTSTYYGPASEAEASSVGARLLHPSLVEKAVKADTVQIPFANANNAYEPLNDHGGFKSMSSNRIARLSPRALKDAYGKYLAVTDKYPDAVRSALMFHSFNPSKLAELGATPEGEGRFVEARDRGFCTIGVMWSSEPATRDALAVLYDEAVTILQKDDEEAGLPRRVFPGIMKFLPGRRDLFSGEKLAELDRLQEKWNGDGLFWSPYKA; encoded by the coding sequence ATGGCAGACTCCTCAttcaacaacaccaaccTCCTCGCCTGTCCCTTCTCCATCCCCGACCCCAAAGCCTCTGCCACCAAAGTCGTCTCCCGCTGGTCAGACACTCACGTCGAGAGCCCCccagccatcatcatcaccccAAACTCCGAAGAAGATGTCGTCTCGGCCCTTAAATTCGCCAAGCTCAACAAGCTCACCGTCATCCCCGCCGGAGGACGCCATAATCCAGCCATCCCAATCAACTCAAAATCTCTCTACCTAGACTTGATCAACCTCAAATCCATACAGCTAGACAAACAATACTCCCAAGTCCAAATCGGAGGAGGTGCCCTCACAGGAGACGTCATACGATATCTTGCTCAAGAAGGATACTTCACCACCATGGCCAATTCAAACGCCGTCGGAGTCGTCGGCTGtctcctcggcggcggcaacaGCTCCCAAAACGGCCTCATAGGCTGGATGGCCGACAACATCATGAGCTTCCGCGTAGTCACCGCTGCAGGAGACATCGTCCAAgtcagctcctcctccaaggGCGAAGAGCTCGCGCTTTTCAACGCTCTCTGCGGCGCCGGCCACGGCCTCTGCGTTGTCATTTCCGCTACCATTCGCATATATCCCCTAAGCAGCCTGAATCTCTCTCCAGCCAGCAAAGACGATCCCTCTCCCAGCATCTGGAGCCGCACCCTGATCTTCCCCCCCACAGCCATCGATTCCGCCATTGACGCATTCCTCgccgcttctcctcctccagagcCCATGAACGTCATCTTTGGCTTTTCACGTGGTCCTCCAGGTACTCCATTTGCCGGAAAGCCCATCGTACTACTCACCAGCACATACTACGGCCCTGCAAGTGAAGCCGAAGCCTCTTCCGTGGGGGCAAGGCTATTGCACCCGTCCCTGGTCGAAAAAGCCGTCAAGGCAGACACAGTCCAGATCCCCTTTGCCAACGCTAACAACGCTTACGAGCCGCTGAATGACCACGGCGGCTTTAAATCCATGTCTTCCAACCGGATCGCTCGCCTCTCTCCCCGGGCCCTCAAGGACGCCTACGGCAAATATCTCGCCGTGACGGACAAATACCCAGATGCTGTCCGTTCTGCCCTCATGTTCCATAGCTTCAACCCTTCCAAGCTCGCGGAGCTTGGCGCCACCCCTGAAGGCGAGGGGAGATTTGTCGAGGCCAGAGACAGGGGGTTTTGTACCATTGGAGTAATGTGGTCCTCGGAGCCCGCCACAAGAGATGCTTTGGCTGTATTATATGATGAGGCCGTGACAATTCTACagaaagatgacgaggaagcTGGTCTTCCACGAAGGGTGTTCCCTGGTATAATGAAGTTTCTCCCTGGGCGACGGGACCTGTTC